The following coding sequences lie in one Methylotuvimicrobium alcaliphilum 20Z genomic window:
- a CDS encoding transposase, whose translation MKQPQLTDTLFDDFLQELPADFQEQAYELQAFARARKIRSPLQLLQLVLLYCGLDLSLRSCAGEVAKLQGYLSDTAVTKRLAACVAWIKSLLKRVFGLDKQINNGSLNFIVIDGSTVQEPGAKETTYRLHVAIDLMSLTLREVNVTTDKVGESLDHYQLTAGDVALLDRGYNQPKSLVPVIDRGGHVVLRYNPHSMTLYERCNEPKGVKIDWEQRIRDLNGQPGAIPVYLCHQDKRIEGVVHAMPLPPEQAAQARRKAKQRARDKGRTASQKTLMLSGWVLIFTSLPEALLDTKSIAELYRVRWQVELVIKRLKSLLDIDRLRARKDSKLADLYLHGKLLFAAVTQKIAQRRFGRAATTMDGDRSITHWRLWRTIANEIKAGLTACFPINKRFIDDCTKSLCERPRKRKLQGLPGRVLELIIEGRGGGVSLT comes from the coding sequence ATGAAGCAGCCACAGCTAACAGATACCCTTTTTGATGACTTTTTGCAAGAGCTTCCAGCAGATTTCCAGGAGCAGGCCTATGAATTACAGGCGTTTGCACGGGCACGGAAAATCCGATCACCGTTGCAATTATTACAGTTAGTCCTGTTGTATTGCGGACTGGACTTGTCGTTGCGCAGCTGTGCCGGCGAAGTTGCCAAGCTTCAAGGCTATTTGAGCGACACGGCGGTGACCAAGCGACTGGCGGCCTGCGTGGCGTGGATCAAGTCGTTACTGAAGCGTGTGTTCGGATTGGATAAACAGATTAACAATGGCTCCTTGAATTTCATTGTGATTGACGGTTCGACCGTGCAAGAACCCGGCGCGAAAGAAACAACGTATCGCTTGCATGTGGCGATCGACTTGATGAGCTTGACACTCCGCGAGGTCAACGTCACGACCGATAAAGTCGGCGAGAGCTTGGATCACTATCAGTTGACTGCAGGTGATGTCGCGTTGCTTGATCGAGGCTACAACCAACCGAAGTCTTTAGTCCCGGTCATTGATCGCGGCGGCCACGTCGTGCTGCGCTACAATCCACACAGCATGACCCTTTACGAACGGTGCAACGAACCGAAAGGTGTTAAAATCGATTGGGAACAGCGCATACGCGATTTGAATGGTCAGCCGGGTGCGATACCCGTTTATCTGTGCCATCAAGACAAACGTATTGAAGGCGTGGTGCATGCGATGCCGTTACCGCCGGAACAGGCGGCGCAAGCACGCCGCAAAGCGAAACAACGCGCGCGTGATAAAGGTCGCACGGCGAGCCAAAAGACCTTGATGCTGAGCGGCTGGGTGTTGATTTTTACTTCGCTCCCCGAAGCGCTGCTCGACACGAAATCAATCGCTGAGCTCTACCGGGTTCGCTGGCAAGTGGAGCTGGTCATAAAGCGGCTAAAGAGCTTGCTTGATATCGACCGGCTACGCGCCCGAAAAGACAGCAAGCTGGCGGATTTATATTTGCATGGCAAGTTACTGTTTGCTGCAGTGACTCAAAAAATAGCGCAGCGCCGATTCGGCCGGGCGGCCACCACAATGGACGGTGATCGTTCGATTACCCATTGGCGTTTATGGCGCACGATCGCCAATGAGATCAAGGCAGGACTTACGGCTTGTTTTCCAATAAATAAGCGATTTATCGATGACTGCACAAAAAGCCTCTGTGAGCGTCCGCGCAAGAGAAAGCTTCAGGGTTTGCCGGGGCGTGTTTTGGAGCTCATTATTGAAGGTCGGGGAGGTGGCGTTAGTCTTACTTAA
- the fae gene encoding formaldehyde-activating enzyme — translation MAKINNLRVGESLVGDGNEVAHIDLIIGPRGSAAETAFANCLTNNKDGFSSLLAVVAPNLMVKPATVMFNKVTIKGSKQAVQMFGPAQRGVAMAVADSVENGTIPADEADNLFISVGVFIHWMAEDDAKIQQYNYEATKEAIERAVAGSPTAQEVVAAKATATHPFAAN, via the coding sequence ATGGCTAAAATCAACAACCTGCGCGTAGGCGAATCATTGGTAGGTGACGGCAACGAAGTTGCGCACATCGACTTGATCATCGGCCCACGCGGCTCGGCTGCCGAAACCGCTTTCGCTAACTGCTTGACTAACAACAAAGACGGTTTCTCCAGCTTGTTGGCTGTTGTTGCACCTAACCTGATGGTTAAACCTGCAACTGTTATGTTCAACAAAGTCACCATCAAAGGCTCGAAACAAGCCGTTCAAATGTTCGGCCCTGCGCAACGCGGCGTAGCCATGGCTGTTGCGGATTCAGTTGAAAACGGCACCATTCCTGCCGATGAAGCTGACAACCTGTTCATTTCTGTTGGTGTTTTCATTCACTGGATGGCTGAAGACGACGCAAAAATTCAACAATACAACTACGAAGCGACTAAAGAAGCTATCGAACGCGCTGTTGCCGGCTCTCCAACAGCTCAAGAAGTTGTTGCTGCTAAAGCCACTGCAACACACCCATTCGCTGCCAACTAA
- a CDS encoding ATP-grasp domain-containing protein — protein MGRIAVFTDDPGWHGKALRLAFAARGYSADYVSLTECRLNLVSEGLPVSIPGFEHALPDAVFVRGVPGGSLEEVVFYLDILHALKIIGVPVYNDAGAIERSVDKAMTSFLLRQNGLPTPPTWVLRDRKEALAIAECELAQGRMIISKPLFGSQGEGVRRIEKMLDLFWLTGSRGIYYLQRFVDCYGEGYSDTRVFVINGRAVAAMRRKGTFWLNNVAKGASCERVQLESELSKLAIKTAEVVKMDYAGVDIIREKNGDYTVIEVNSIPAWKGLQSVCDINIAELLVEDLLDRHVGDHRPELQTVAS, from the coding sequence ATGGGTAGAATTGCCGTTTTCACAGACGATCCGGGTTGGCACGGCAAAGCATTGCGTCTTGCATTCGCCGCTCGCGGCTATTCGGCGGACTATGTATCGTTAACTGAGTGCCGCTTGAATCTGGTTTCGGAAGGACTTCCTGTTTCGATTCCGGGTTTCGAGCATGCCCTGCCCGACGCCGTGTTTGTCCGCGGCGTACCGGGCGGCTCCCTCGAGGAAGTCGTGTTTTATCTCGACATCCTCCATGCGCTGAAGATCATCGGCGTTCCGGTGTACAACGACGCCGGAGCAATCGAACGCAGCGTCGACAAGGCGATGACCAGCTTCCTGCTTCGGCAAAACGGTTTGCCGACGCCTCCGACCTGGGTTTTACGCGATAGAAAAGAAGCATTGGCCATCGCCGAATGCGAACTCGCGCAAGGCCGCATGATCATCAGCAAACCTTTATTCGGCTCGCAAGGCGAAGGCGTCCGACGCATCGAAAAAATGCTGGATTTGTTTTGGTTAACCGGCAGCCGCGGCATCTATTATTTGCAACGCTTTGTCGATTGTTACGGCGAAGGTTATTCCGATACGCGAGTATTCGTTATCAACGGCCGCGCGGTCGCCGCGATGCGGAGGAAAGGTACATTTTGGTTGAATAATGTTGCCAAAGGTGCTAGTTGCGAACGGGTCCAATTGGAATCCGAATTATCGAAATTAGCTATCAAGACAGCGGAAGTCGTCAAAATGGACTATGCCGGCGTCGATATCATTCGCGAAAAAAACGGCGATTACACCGTAATCGAGGTCAACAGCATTCCCGCATGGAAGGGCCTGCAAAGCGTTTGTGATATCAATATCGCCGAATTACTCGTCGAGGATTTGCTGGACAGGCATGTCGGCGATCATCGCCCCGAATTGCAAACGGTTGCCTCATGA
- a CDS encoding triphosphoribosyl-dephospho-CoA synthase, with the protein MMTIETLEDLYRQACEIELQAFKPGNVSVHADGHDMSVDDFRISAKVSAPHIANPNYSLGEKIYYAIKATRDAVGCNTNLGIVLLCAPLLQAALLRKPNSTLRQALHDVLNNTSVDDADWVFKAIVLASPGGLGHSSEQDVSERPAVNLTEAMRIAADKDRIALQYCSDYKDIFDFGVLRYNAWLTRWAEANWAAVAVYVGLLSLYPDSHIERKYGNRFTLSVTSKMDMVNQALQDSDNPKEIEPLLRRIDAEFKSEGINPGTTADLTVATILAVFLEDHISNSNC; encoded by the coding sequence ATGATGACTATCGAAACGCTTGAAGATTTGTACCGACAAGCTTGCGAGATCGAATTACAGGCTTTTAAGCCGGGCAACGTCAGTGTTCATGCAGACGGGCACGACATGTCCGTCGATGATTTCAGAATCAGCGCAAAGGTCAGCGCACCGCATATCGCAAATCCAAATTACTCGCTTGGCGAAAAAATTTATTATGCGATCAAGGCCACGCGCGATGCAGTCGGCTGTAATACCAATCTGGGCATTGTTTTATTATGCGCGCCACTTCTTCAAGCCGCATTATTACGAAAACCGAATTCGACGTTAAGACAAGCTTTACACGACGTATTAAATAATACGTCAGTCGACGATGCCGACTGGGTCTTCAAAGCGATCGTTTTAGCCTCTCCGGGCGGTTTAGGCCACTCATCCGAACAAGACGTTTCAGAGCGGCCGGCTGTCAATTTGACCGAAGCGATGCGAATAGCGGCCGACAAGGATCGCATCGCTTTACAGTACTGCTCGGATTATAAAGATATTTTTGATTTCGGAGTTTTAAGGTATAATGCTTGGCTAACTCGATGGGCTGAAGCTAATTGGGCGGCTGTAGCAGTCTATGTCGGGTTGCTGAGCCTTTATCCCGATAGTCATATCGAGCGGAAATACGGCAATCGCTTTACGCTTTCGGTGACATCCAAAATGGACATGGTTAACCAAGCCCTGCAAGATTCTGATAATCCGAAAGAAATCGAACCTTTACTGCGTAGGATTGACGCGGAATTTAAATCCGAAGGCATCAATCCGGGTACGACGGCCGATTTAACGGTAGCGACGATTTTAGCGGTATTTCTGGAGGATCATATTAGCAATTCGAATTGCTAA